From a single Candidatus Abyssobacteria bacterium SURF_5 genomic region:
- a CDS encoding S41 family peptidase has translation MQRNRSQFVLFLVSVLMLGLLFGNSLSGYVAAQTGSTYTDLEIFSDALSIVQNEYVEQVPTKTLIYGAMKGMLDGLDPHSQFMPPDTYKELKVETEGHFGGLGIVISLDENKILTVVSPIEDTPAFKAGVQANDKIIKIEGESTQGLVLEEAVKKLRGPKGSKVAITVLRLSDDPKELPQELEFVLTRADIQIRSVTHEMIEEKIGRIRLREFSEKTALELHKSLEDLKAQGMRSLVLDLRNNPGGLLNVAADVADEFFEKGQLLVYTESRHADQNLKFKAKSKAAIGPDIPIVVLVNGGSASASEIVAGALKDTRRAVIMGEKTFGKGSVQSIIPLSDGSALRLTTAKYLTPGGSSINGTGILPDIEVKLTKEQMTQLMTTMEVPGSVKRQTEQGEQKVVDIQLQRAIELLQGYDIFKTLEQNISVAKMNIEEQGRDAGTNPESAAAPANEEESLEGKDFLIETPGELEEVPLEK, from the coding sequence ATGCAACGCAACCGCAGTCAGTTCGTTCTGTTTTTGGTCTCGGTCCTCATGCTGGGGCTCCTGTTCGGCAACAGCCTCTCAGGATATGTCGCGGCCCAAACAGGATCGACATACACCGACTTGGAAATCTTCTCGGACGCTCTCAGCATCGTTCAGAATGAATATGTCGAGCAGGTGCCGACCAAAACATTGATCTACGGAGCTATGAAAGGAATGCTGGACGGCCTCGATCCGCACAGCCAGTTCATGCCTCCGGACACCTATAAGGAATTGAAAGTGGAGACCGAGGGCCATTTCGGCGGCCTCGGCATCGTTATCAGCCTTGATGAAAACAAGATTCTTACTGTCGTCTCGCCCATTGAAGATACGCCGGCATTCAAGGCGGGCGTTCAGGCGAACGACAAGATCATTAAAATCGAGGGTGAAAGCACGCAGGGATTGGTGCTCGAAGAGGCCGTGAAAAAACTGAGAGGACCGAAAGGCTCGAAAGTGGCGATCACCGTGCTCCGTCTCAGCGACGATCCAAAGGAGCTTCCGCAGGAGCTCGAGTTCGTGCTGACCAGGGCCGATATCCAGATTCGCAGCGTCACGCACGAGATGATCGAAGAAAAGATCGGCCGCATCCGCCTGCGCGAGTTCAGTGAGAAAACCGCGCTCGAGCTGCACAAGTCGTTGGAAGATCTCAAGGCGCAGGGGATGCGCTCGCTCGTCCTCGATTTGCGCAATAATCCGGGCGGCCTCCTCAACGTCGCAGCCGACGTCGCCGACGAGTTCTTCGAGAAAGGCCAGTTGCTGGTCTACACCGAGTCGCGCCATGCCGATCAGAACCTGAAATTCAAGGCGAAATCGAAGGCCGCCATCGGACCCGACATCCCGATCGTCGTCCTGGTTAACGGAGGAAGCGCAAGCGCATCGGAAATCGTTGCGGGCGCATTGAAGGACACCAGACGAGCTGTCATCATGGGCGAGAAAACCTTTGGGAAGGGTTCTGTTCAGAGCATTATTCCGCTGAGTGATGGATCCGCCCTCCGCTTGACAACTGCCAAATATCTCACCCCCGGCGGCAGCTCGATCAATGGGACCGGCATCCTGCCGGACATCGAGGTGAAATTGACGAAGGAACAAATGACCCAATTGATGACCACGATGGAAGTGCCGGGCTCAGTCAAGCGGCAGACGGAACAGGGCGAGCAGAAGGTCGTTGACATCCAGTTGCAGAGAGCCATCGAGCTGCTCCAGGGCTATGATATCTTCAAGACACTCGAGCAGAATATCAGCGTCGCGAAAATGAATATCGAAGAGCAGGGGAGGGATGCCGGCACGAATCCGGAAAGCGCCGCCGCGCCGGCTAACGAGGAGGAATCGCTCGAAGGAAAGGATTTCCTCATCGAGACCCCCGGCGAATTAGAGGAAGTGCCGCTTGAAAAATAA